A genome region from Mycobacterium florentinum includes the following:
- a CDS encoding cytochrome C oxidase subunit IV family protein, translating into MTANNTGALTRLVRLPAFLPWALLVVLTGVSWWLGDGHGPARFATVAVLLVAFFKVGTVGAHFMELRKAPLALELIFNAWCVLVCAVLIVLYLGS; encoded by the coding sequence GTGACGGCTAACAACACTGGTGCGTTGACCCGCCTTGTCCGCTTGCCGGCGTTCCTGCCGTGGGCGCTGTTGGTAGTGCTGACGGGGGTTTCCTGGTGGCTGGGGGACGGACACGGCCCCGCTCGATTCGCCACCGTTGCAGTGCTTCTCGTCGCGTTCTTCAAAGTCGGCACCGTAGGTGCCCACTTCATGGAGCTACGCAAAGCGCCGCTGGCACTCGAGTTGATCTTCAACGCCTGGTGTGTACTTGTATGCGCCGTGCTGATCGTCTTATATCTCGGTTCGTAA
- a CDS encoding nuclear transport factor 2 family protein, producing MTHEEIEAAVQQLLDRQAIHDCLMNYSRGVDRLDRELLLSTYHEDAIDDHGMFVGTREEFADWVITMHRDTHLMHQHALFNHSCDLDGDVAHTETYYMFAAMNRVGPPFVMSGGRYLDRFEKRSGHWAIAARLCVRDWAPLADRPDINDPSTMTAIRDTLPTAVRQFMASQLPTARDRNDPSYIRPLMIDSKRIAQGKELRLNADRR from the coding sequence ATGACGCACGAAGAGATCGAAGCTGCGGTCCAACAGCTGCTAGACCGCCAGGCCATCCACGACTGCCTGATGAACTACTCGCGTGGCGTTGACCGCCTCGACCGCGAGTTGCTGCTCTCGACCTATCACGAGGACGCCATCGACGACCACGGAATGTTTGTGGGCACCCGGGAGGAGTTCGCCGACTGGGTGATCACGATGCACAGGGACACCCACCTCATGCACCAGCACGCGCTGTTCAACCACAGCTGTGACCTCGACGGCGACGTGGCTCACACCGAGACGTATTACATGTTCGCCGCGATGAATCGGGTTGGCCCGCCATTCGTTATGAGCGGAGGCCGATATCTGGATCGCTTCGAGAAGCGATCGGGTCACTGGGCCATCGCGGCCCGATTATGTGTGCGGGACTGGGCACCCCTAGCCGATCGACCCGACATCAACGATCCGTCAACGATGACCGCGATCCGTGACACGCTGCCGACGGCCGTGCGCCAGTTTATGGCCAGCCAGCTGCCGACCGCCCGCGACCGCAACGACCCGTCCTATATCCGTCCACTCATGATCGATTCAAAGCGGATCGCCCAAGGCAAGGAGCTGCGACTAAACGCAGATCGTCGTTGA
- a CDS encoding GGDEF domain-containing protein, producing the protein MKWLAAWWRQADHFDWLTGYLQAHGLGVNTRRLMAGVAASLVLVPANVWFGPEFVYRPVALTYSVLAAVIGVCMAMLWLRRWPTRRQSLFFILTGSVIIAIGCLWQPEPLVALMACSALAVPGGYIAFFHTANYMTLNFWLASTIAVWQAARLAAAGQVVLALSGSFLVLELNLVVPLAIQIVVRALGLDLLRANCDPLTGLLNRRACDRAIVGRMLVGSNRMFLVVAILDLDSFKKLNDTHGHAAGDQALVAVAGALNVACGDTAVVGRVGGEEFLVADIVTAEQKSGWGRHLCDAVAATSAPVTASVGIATLALRNVGSEHAHPAYRRLVADADKAMYEAKRCGGNQTRHREVAV; encoded by the coding sequence ATGAAGTGGCTGGCGGCATGGTGGCGGCAGGCCGACCATTTCGACTGGCTGACAGGGTACTTGCAAGCACACGGGTTGGGGGTAAACACCCGCAGGCTCATGGCCGGCGTGGCTGCTTCGTTGGTCCTGGTGCCGGCCAACGTGTGGTTCGGTCCGGAATTTGTGTATCGGCCTGTGGCGCTGACGTATTCCGTGTTGGCCGCCGTGATCGGCGTGTGCATGGCGATGCTCTGGTTGCGCAGGTGGCCGACACGGCGCCAGTCCCTTTTCTTCATCCTGACGGGCAGCGTGATTATCGCCATCGGGTGCTTGTGGCAACCCGAGCCGCTGGTCGCGCTGATGGCATGCTCGGCCCTGGCGGTTCCCGGCGGCTACATCGCTTTTTTCCACACCGCCAATTACATGACCCTCAACTTTTGGCTGGCCAGCACAATTGCGGTCTGGCAAGCAGCTCGTCTGGCCGCTGCGGGGCAAGTAGTCCTAGCGCTTTCCGGGTCCTTCCTGGTCCTCGAACTCAACCTTGTAGTCCCGTTGGCCATCCAGATCGTCGTGCGCGCACTGGGGCTGGATTTGCTGCGCGCCAACTGCGACCCGTTGACCGGCCTGCTGAATCGGCGCGCTTGCGATCGGGCCATCGTCGGCCGGATGCTCGTCGGCTCCAACAGGATGTTCTTGGTGGTGGCCATCCTCGATCTGGACAGCTTTAAAAAGCTCAACGACACCCACGGACATGCCGCCGGCGATCAAGCGCTCGTCGCGGTAGCGGGTGCCTTGAACGTTGCCTGCGGCGACACCGCTGTCGTCGGTCGCGTCGGCGGCGAGGAATTCTTGGTCGCAGACATCGTGACCGCCGAACAGAAGTCCGGGTGGGGTCGGCACCTCTGCGATGCGGTAGCCGCGACGAGCGCGCCGGTCACCGCGAGCGTCGGAATCGCCACCCTGGCGTTGCGCAATGTCGGCTCCGAACATGCCCACCCCGCGTATCGCCGGTTGGTCGCCGACGCGGACAAAGCGATGTATGAAGCTAAACGGTGCGGGGGCAACCAGACTCGCCACCGCGAGGTCGCGGTCTGA
- a CDS encoding isomerase, with the protein MPYKIDPDALHNIAKQVVGLPLEDGELITRAVELLADEYPGLVDPTPGRWVGSKAGGILGKVRFLYFSPREYIVIFGSPTGTQGFSGRYKHVDIHKFLLAGRIDSYDLESDDTTAMTLMPGEHTCLERGRARGLTIHPGSWHIEYGRGAVATTLPFAMVDTLLVSLEFESVRRSTVEFTKLVARRFRR; encoded by the coding sequence ATGCCGTACAAAATCGATCCGGATGCGCTGCACAACATCGCCAAACAAGTCGTCGGCCTGCCGCTCGAGGATGGCGAATTGATCACGCGGGCCGTCGAATTGCTCGCCGACGAATACCCCGGCCTGGTCGATCCGACGCCGGGCCGATGGGTGGGCAGTAAGGCCGGCGGGATCCTCGGCAAGGTCCGCTTTCTCTACTTCAGCCCCCGCGAGTACATCGTGATCTTCGGTTCTCCCACTGGCACTCAAGGCTTTTCGGGCCGCTACAAGCATGTGGACATCCACAAGTTCCTGTTGGCCGGGCGCATCGACTCCTACGATCTCGAGAGCGACGATACGACAGCCATGACGCTGATGCCCGGTGAACACACCTGCCTCGAGCGGGGCCGCGCCCGGGGCCTGACCATTCACCCCGGCTCATGGCACATCGAGTACGGCCGCGGGGCCGTGGCGACCACACTGCCGTTCGCGATGGTGGACACGTTGTTGGTGTCACTGGAGTTCGAATCCGTGCGCCGGTCGACGGTCGAATTCACCAAGCTGGTCGCCCGGCGATTTCGTCGTTGA
- a CDS encoding TetR/AcrR family transcriptional regulator, producing MTPGRAAQERPDASDAKADDAARGRPRDMQRRAAVIAATRELLIASGYEEITLAGVARHAGVSRPFVYEHWGSKFALVEDAIFSVPGEYPAIDELPFADALTSLITGMVRVQSDPAYLAGMPGVATVLYSRPDLVEQVEARYMAPIRALWVRLIERGKTEGLVRSEVDGSALMDTVRGAVTLHTSVNKALGEAELIAHLRSLIIHGITVGTTIEDFPYIV from the coding sequence ATGACGCCGGGCCGCGCAGCACAAGAGCGCCCGGACGCGTCCGACGCGAAAGCCGATGACGCCGCCCGGGGCCGTCCGCGCGACATGCAGCGTCGCGCGGCCGTCATCGCCGCCACCCGGGAACTGTTGATCGCCAGCGGCTACGAGGAGATCACGCTGGCCGGCGTCGCCCGCCATGCCGGGGTGTCGCGCCCCTTCGTCTACGAACACTGGGGCAGCAAGTTCGCGCTGGTCGAGGACGCCATCTTTTCCGTCCCCGGTGAATACCCCGCGATCGACGAACTTCCCTTCGCCGACGCGCTGACCAGCCTGATCACCGGCATGGTCCGAGTCCAATCGGATCCCGCCTACCTGGCCGGCATGCCGGGAGTCGCGACCGTGCTCTACAGCCGGCCCGACCTGGTCGAACAGGTCGAAGCGCGGTACATGGCCCCGATCCGGGCGCTGTGGGTCCGACTGATCGAACGCGGAAAAACCGAGGGCCTGGTGCGGTCCGAGGTCGACGGGAGCGCGCTGATGGACACCGTGCGTGGCGCGGTCACGCTGCACACCTCGGTGAACAAGGCGCTCGGCGAGGCCGAACTGATCGCGCATCTGAGGTCGTTGATCATCCACGGGATCACGGTCGGAACGACCATCGAGGATTTTCCTTACATTGTGTAA
- a CDS encoding SDR family NAD(P)-dependent oxidoreductase → MTSLHAQFDLTGRTAVVTGGTRGIGLAIAEGLVECGANVVVASRKADACAAAADKLQALGGGRAVGVPTHLGDLEAIDRLVDATVAEFGGIDMVVNNAANALSLPLGEFTAEAWSKSFSVNLQGPVFLIQSALPHLRKSEHASILNVVSAGAFIYSPAVSMYSAAKAAMVSFTRSMAAAFAAQGIRVNALAPGSVDTDMARANPPEFIEVMKAAALLKRIADPAEMVPPALLLLSDAGSFITGQTIIADGGMVAR, encoded by the coding sequence ATGACTTCGCTGCACGCGCAATTCGACCTCACCGGGCGCACCGCCGTCGTCACCGGCGGCACGCGCGGCATCGGGCTGGCCATTGCCGAGGGGTTGGTCGAGTGCGGGGCCAATGTGGTTGTCGCCAGCCGAAAGGCCGATGCGTGTGCCGCGGCGGCCGACAAGCTGCAGGCGCTGGGCGGCGGTCGGGCCGTCGGCGTCCCCACGCACCTGGGGGACCTGGAGGCCATCGATCGTCTCGTCGACGCGACCGTCGCGGAGTTCGGCGGGATCGACATGGTGGTCAACAACGCCGCCAATGCCTTGTCGCTGCCGCTGGGCGAGTTCACCGCCGAAGCGTGGTCGAAGTCGTTCTCGGTCAACCTCCAAGGTCCCGTCTTCCTGATCCAGTCGGCGTTGCCGCACCTGCGCAAGAGTGAGCACGCGTCGATCCTCAACGTCGTCTCCGCCGGCGCCTTCATTTATTCACCGGCGGTGTCGATGTACTCCGCGGCCAAGGCCGCGATGGTCTCGTTCACCCGCTCCATGGCCGCGGCGTTCGCAGCGCAAGGCATTCGCGTCAATGCCCTGGCGCCCGGCTCGGTCGACACCGACATGGCGCGGGCCAACCCGCCGGAGTTCATCGAGGTGATGAAGGCAGCCGCGCTGCTCAAGCGGATCGCCGACCCTGCCGAAATGGTGCCTCCCGCGCTGTTGTTGCTTTCTGACGCAGGCAGTTTCATCACGGGGCAGACCATCATCGCCGACGGTGGAATGGTCGCCAGGTAG
- a CDS encoding nuclear transport factor 2 family protein: MTGADGATREANKQTLRRAMDGIGALDLDAVVAELHDGVRFELPYEEAVPDSGMDGIRTLLGSMFGMFGKFTITLTDIYDLLDPNMLVARYRGDALGRDKPVVYRNDYIGVFEFRDGKITLWREFDNPMVSAAMVAGFAADGASA, encoded by the coding sequence ATGACCGGCGCAGACGGCGCAACGCGCGAAGCCAACAAGCAAACACTCCGGCGGGCGATGGACGGCATCGGCGCGCTCGACCTCGACGCCGTCGTCGCCGAGCTCCATGACGGTGTTCGGTTCGAATTACCTTACGAGGAAGCGGTTCCCGACTCCGGCATGGACGGCATCCGCACCCTGCTCGGTTCGATGTTCGGCATGTTCGGAAAATTCACGATCACACTCACCGACATCTACGACCTGCTCGACCCGAACATGTTGGTGGCGCGCTACCGCGGCGACGCGCTGGGTCGTGACAAGCCCGTCGTGTACCGAAACGACTACATCGGCGTGTTCGAGTTCCGCGACGGCAAGATCACGCTGTGGCGGGAGTTCGACAACCCCATGGTGTCGGCCGCAATGGTCGCCGGGTTCGCCGCGGACGGGGCAAGCGCGTGA
- a CDS encoding enoyl-CoA hydratase/isomerase family protein, whose translation MSTDTAITVERLDDGAIAILTINRPQRRNALDSQTLVELHRLLDTLNGDPALRAIVVTGQGVSFCAGADLRSQPDDLCDSAGVPYAELRSAATSTVAVTMAAQELMASAFEKIHRLRVPVIAAVNGFALGGGFALALACDIRYAVESATFGAVFIRHGVSACDMGTSYFLPRLVGASRAAELMLTGRVFGAAEAVAIGLVLEVLDAASLLDTAVAKAREIAQNSPLAVWMTKETMWQTVDSPSLRHALDIENRTQVMCTGTGDLANSFAAFRDEGSARWNPL comes from the coding sequence GTGAGCACCGATACGGCGATCACCGTCGAGCGGTTAGACGACGGTGCGATCGCGATCCTGACGATCAATCGTCCGCAGCGCCGAAATGCCTTGGACTCACAGACTCTCGTCGAACTGCATCGCCTGCTGGACACGTTGAACGGTGATCCCGCGCTGCGCGCGATCGTGGTGACGGGCCAAGGCGTCTCGTTCTGCGCGGGCGCCGACCTGAGGTCGCAGCCGGACGATCTCTGCGACAGCGCGGGTGTCCCGTACGCCGAGCTGCGCTCCGCGGCCACCTCGACCGTCGCTGTCACGATGGCCGCGCAGGAGCTCATGGCGTCGGCCTTCGAGAAGATCCACCGGCTGCGGGTCCCGGTGATCGCCGCGGTCAACGGATTCGCGTTGGGCGGTGGCTTCGCGCTGGCGTTGGCCTGTGACATCCGGTACGCGGTCGAATCGGCAACGTTCGGTGCGGTTTTCATCCGGCACGGGGTGTCGGCGTGCGACATGGGCACCAGCTACTTTCTGCCGCGTCTGGTCGGAGCGTCGCGGGCCGCCGAGCTGATGCTCACCGGACGGGTTTTCGGCGCGGCCGAAGCGGTCGCCATCGGATTGGTCCTCGAGGTCCTCGACGCGGCGAGCCTGCTCGACACCGCGGTCGCGAAAGCCCGTGAGATAGCCCAGAACTCGCCCTTGGCGGTCTGGATGACCAAGGAAACGATGTGGCAGACCGTCGACTCGCCGAGTCTGCGTCACGCGCTCGACATCGAAAACCGGACACAGGTGATGTGTACGGGCACGGGGGATCTGGCCAACTCGTTCGCCGCCTTTCGCGACGAAGGGTCCGCTCGATGGAACCCACTGTGA
- a CDS encoding nitronate monooxygenase → MANALCERLGIEFPLFAFSHCRDVVAEVSKAGGYGVLGALAYNAERLEVELSWIDEHVGGKPYGVDFAMPEKFVGKGEPYSLDALRELIPASHTEHMEEVLANHGVPPLPEDAERRVIAAGLGVEAEGPGQVEVALRHPVSMVVNALGPPPAYAVEAAHEKGVLVGALSGSPRHARRNVDAGVDVIIAQGGEAGGHTGEISTMVLVPAVVDEVGPDIPVLAAGGIGNGRQMAAAMALGAQGAWTGSLWLTVAEASTEPWVVENLLKAGYSDTVRSRAMTGKPARQIRTEWTEAWDGPDNPEPLPMPLQGIIYADASARFMRARSSALSGSPAGQIVGSINKVRRSREVVLDIVEEWLTTVRRLAEDD, encoded by the coding sequence ATGGCGAATGCCCTGTGTGAGCGCCTCGGTATCGAGTTCCCGCTGTTCGCGTTCTCGCACTGTCGCGACGTCGTCGCCGAGGTCAGCAAGGCCGGGGGATACGGCGTGCTGGGGGCGCTGGCCTACAACGCCGAGCGCCTCGAGGTCGAGCTGTCCTGGATCGACGAGCACGTCGGTGGCAAGCCCTACGGCGTGGATTTCGCAATGCCGGAGAAGTTCGTCGGCAAGGGTGAGCCCTACAGCCTCGATGCGCTGCGTGAGCTCATCCCGGCCAGTCACACCGAACACATGGAGGAAGTGCTCGCTAACCACGGTGTGCCGCCGCTGCCGGAGGACGCCGAGCGGCGGGTGATCGCGGCCGGTCTCGGCGTCGAGGCGGAAGGGCCCGGCCAGGTGGAGGTCGCGCTTCGTCACCCGGTGTCGATGGTCGTCAACGCGCTGGGCCCGCCACCGGCGTACGCCGTCGAGGCCGCACACGAAAAGGGCGTCCTGGTAGGTGCATTGAGTGGCTCGCCGCGCCATGCCCGGCGCAACGTCGACGCCGGCGTGGACGTGATCATCGCCCAGGGCGGCGAGGCCGGCGGACACACCGGCGAGATCTCCACGATGGTGCTGGTGCCCGCGGTCGTCGACGAGGTCGGACCCGACATCCCCGTGCTGGCTGCGGGGGGCATCGGGAACGGTCGACAGATGGCGGCCGCGATGGCTCTGGGGGCGCAGGGCGCTTGGACTGGATCGCTGTGGCTGACGGTCGCCGAGGCGTCGACCGAACCGTGGGTCGTCGAGAACCTCTTGAAGGCCGGGTACTCCGACACGGTGCGGTCGCGCGCGATGACCGGCAAGCCGGCCAGGCAGATCCGCACCGAATGGACCGAGGCCTGGGACGGCCCCGACAACCCGGAACCTTTGCCAATGCCGTTGCAAGGCATCATCTATGCCGATGCTTCCGCACGGTTCATGCGGGCGCGGTCGAGCGCGTTGTCGGGCTCTCCGGCGGGGCAGATCGTCGGGTCGATCAACAAGGTGCGGCGCTCGCGGGAGGTCGTTCTCGACATCGTCGAGGAATGGCTGACCACCGTGCGGCGACTGGCGGAAGACGACTGA
- a CDS encoding Rieske 2Fe-2S domain-containing protein — MTRFARGWHCIGLAEDFRDGKPHAINAFGTRLVAFADSEGEVHVLDAYCRHMGGDLSQGTVKGDSVACPFHDWRWQGSTGRCSLVPYAKRTPRLARTRRWPTGEVNGQLLVWHDPEGSTPAPELFPPTIDGYAEGQWSPWSWNSILIEGSHCREIVDNNVDMAHFFYIHHAYPTFFKNIIEGHTATQIMESKARPDTTKNYDKLWEGTKLRSEATYFGPAYMINWLHNDVAPDFTIEVALINCHYPVTHDSFVLQWGVAVQELAGLPADKAAKLAAAMSRSFGEGFLEDVEIWKHKTRIENPLLTEEDGAVYQHRRWYEQFYVDAADVTAEMTDRFEIEIDTNHANRFWQHEVAENLAAAAQ; from the coding sequence ATGACGCGCTTTGCCCGCGGCTGGCACTGCATCGGCCTGGCCGAAGACTTCCGCGACGGAAAGCCGCACGCCATCAACGCATTCGGCACGCGCCTGGTGGCTTTCGCCGACTCGGAGGGCGAGGTGCACGTCCTCGACGCGTACTGCCGGCACATGGGGGGTGACCTGTCCCAGGGGACTGTCAAGGGTGATTCGGTGGCATGCCCGTTTCACGACTGGCGCTGGCAGGGGTCGACCGGGCGCTGCTCGCTGGTGCCCTATGCCAAGCGCACTCCCCGACTGGCGCGGACGCGGCGCTGGCCCACCGGAGAGGTCAACGGCCAACTGCTCGTCTGGCACGATCCCGAGGGATCGACGCCCGCCCCCGAGCTCTTCCCGCCGACGATCGACGGTTACGCCGAAGGACAGTGGTCGCCGTGGTCGTGGAACTCCATCCTGATCGAGGGGTCACACTGCCGCGAGATCGTCGACAACAACGTCGATATGGCGCACTTCTTCTACATCCACCACGCGTACCCGACGTTCTTCAAGAACATCATCGAAGGCCACACCGCGACGCAGATCATGGAGTCAAAGGCCCGCCCCGATACCACGAAGAATTACGACAAGCTCTGGGAAGGAACGAAGCTTCGTTCCGAGGCAACGTATTTCGGCCCCGCCTACATGATCAACTGGCTGCATAACGACGTGGCACCGGACTTCACGATCGAAGTGGCGCTGATCAACTGCCACTATCCGGTCACCCACGACTCGTTCGTGCTGCAGTGGGGCGTGGCGGTCCAGGAACTGGCCGGCCTGCCGGCGGACAAGGCGGCCAAGCTCGCCGCCGCGATGAGCCGATCGTTCGGCGAGGGCTTCCTCGAAGACGTCGAGATCTGGAAGCACAAGACACGCATCGAAAACCCGTTGCTCACCGAGGAGGACGGCGCGGTGTATCAGCACCGGCGCTGGTACGAACAGTTCTACGTCGACGCCGCCGACGTCACCGCGGAGATGACCGACCGCTTCGAAATCGAGATAGACACCAACCACGCCAACAGGTTTTGGCAACACGAGGTCGCCGAGAACCTCGCCGCGGCCGCCCAGTAG
- a CDS encoding glycosyltransferase, with protein sequence MRILFSCVPGHGHLIPLLPLARAFRTRGHRVAVMVPPAYVPVVSAEDLEVLVAGADNPSVIAEVIRRTGEDVRGECTREAILEAFTTARIDMSIDDALPAAQAWRPDLVVHDLTDYVGPFLAAACDVERVSHTFGADVSADMVQDAEVRAAADYLARGVRWRPSRWVVDICPADLQVHGWRAPPGWLPMRPEAHRSPSTSQPGNPKPLARRPGVLVTFGTVYSDPGVLSPIIRALSQHDLSLRVTLGLNASPCEFAVDSEFVSFEEFLPYRELLEGVDVVVSHGGAGTNLGALTRGLPLVLAPRGADQAGQAERVAAAGAGICIPHDAFSPDRIVLAVNEIMRNSSYRAAARRIARQIGDMPSADDVAALLVN encoded by the coding sequence ATGCGGATACTGTTCAGCTGCGTACCCGGACACGGGCACCTCATACCGCTGTTACCTCTAGCCCGGGCCTTCAGGACGCGGGGACACCGCGTCGCAGTCATGGTTCCCCCTGCCTACGTTCCGGTTGTGTCGGCCGAAGATCTGGAAGTGTTGGTCGCGGGCGCGGACAATCCGTCCGTGATCGCGGAGGTCATCCGGCGCACCGGTGAAGATGTCAGGGGTGAGTGCACTCGTGAAGCGATACTCGAAGCGTTTACCACCGCCCGAATCGATATGTCGATCGACGACGCGCTGCCCGCGGCGCAAGCCTGGCGCCCGGACCTGGTAGTCCATGACCTGACGGACTACGTTGGGCCGTTTCTTGCCGCGGCCTGCGACGTTGAAAGGGTCTCCCACACCTTCGGCGCCGACGTATCCGCGGATATGGTCCAGGACGCCGAGGTACGCGCTGCCGCCGATTACCTGGCGCGCGGTGTGCGATGGCGACCGTCCCGGTGGGTCGTCGATATCTGCCCGGCTGATCTGCAGGTGCATGGATGGCGGGCGCCGCCGGGATGGCTACCCATGCGGCCCGAGGCGCATCGGTCGCCCAGCACCTCGCAACCCGGGAATCCAAAGCCCTTGGCGCGCAGGCCCGGGGTCCTGGTGACGTTCGGCACCGTGTACAGCGATCCCGGCGTGCTCAGTCCCATTATCCGGGCATTGTCACAGCACGACCTTTCGTTGCGAGTCACGCTCGGCCTGAACGCATCACCGTGCGAATTCGCGGTCGACAGTGAATTCGTCAGCTTCGAAGAGTTCCTCCCATACCGTGAACTCCTTGAGGGCGTGGACGTCGTGGTGTCGCATGGCGGCGCCGGCACTAATCTTGGTGCGCTTACCCGCGGTCTTCCGCTGGTGCTCGCGCCCCGGGGCGCCGATCAGGCTGGTCAAGCCGAGCGAGTCGCGGCGGCGGGCGCCGGGATCTGCATTCCGCACGACGCGTTCAGTCCAGATCGAATTGTCCTGGCGGTCAACGAAATTATGCGAAATTCGAGCTATCGGGCGGCTGCCCGCAGGATTGCCAGGCAAATCGGCGACATGCCCTCAGCAGACGATGTCGCAGCATTGCTGGTCAACTAA
- a CDS encoding cellulase family glycosylhydrolase: MNRRTAMKLPLVLAAGAALTHMPRASAEATRWSIERANAWYRAQGWLVGANYIPSTAINQLEMFQPGTFDAQRIDGELGLARTLGFNTMRVFLHDQLWATDRQGFQSRLGQFVGIASRHGIKPLFVLFDSCWDPLPKAGPQHAPVPGVHNSGWVQSPGAERLGDPRYVPVMQDYVTGVLSQFRNDDRVLGWDLWNEPDNPAKEYRKVERADKLQRVADLLPQVFRWARAVDPAQPLTSGVWQGSWGDPGSRSAINAIQLDNADVITFHNYGKPAEFESKINELAPMGRPILCTEYMARSQGSTIETILPIAKRHNVGAFNWGLVAGKTQTYYPWDSWNHPYSAPPKLWFHDLLLPDGRPYRPTELQAARGLIAGLG; the protein is encoded by the coding sequence GTGAACCGCCGAACGGCCATGAAGTTGCCACTCGTGCTGGCAGCTGGCGCGGCATTGACCCATATGCCGCGGGCTTCTGCTGAAGCGACCCGGTGGTCGATCGAACGCGCCAACGCCTGGTATCGCGCGCAGGGCTGGCTTGTCGGCGCGAACTACATCCCGTCGACCGCCATCAATCAGCTGGAGATGTTTCAGCCGGGAACGTTTGACGCCCAACGCATCGACGGCGAGTTGGGCTTGGCCCGCACACTGGGGTTCAACACAATGCGGGTCTTCCTCCACGATCAGTTGTGGGCCACCGACCGCCAGGGCTTCCAAAGCCGTTTGGGCCAGTTCGTCGGAATCGCCTCGCGCCATGGCATTAAGCCGCTGTTCGTGTTGTTCGACTCCTGCTGGGACCCCCTCCCCAAGGCCGGCCCGCAGCACGCGCCGGTACCGGGGGTGCACAACTCCGGCTGGGTGCAGAGTCCGGGTGCCGAACGCCTCGGCGACCCCCGCTACGTCCCGGTCATGCAGGACTACGTCACCGGCGTGTTGAGTCAATTCCGCAATGACGACCGGGTTTTGGGTTGGGACCTATGGAACGAACCCGACAATCCCGCCAAGGAGTACCGCAAAGTCGAGCGCGCAGACAAGCTGCAGCGAGTCGCCGACCTGCTTCCCCAGGTGTTCCGATGGGCACGTGCGGTCGATCCCGCGCAGCCATTGACAAGCGGTGTGTGGCAAGGATCCTGGGGAGATCCGGGAAGCCGCAGCGCCATCAACGCCATCCAACTCGACAACGCCGACGTGATCACCTTCCACAACTACGGCAAACCGGCCGAGTTCGAATCGAAGATCAACGAACTGGCGCCGATGGGGCGGCCGATCCTGTGCACCGAGTACATGGCCCGGTCTCAAGGCAGCACCATCGAAACGATCCTGCCGATTGCCAAGCGGCACAACGTGGGTGCGTTCAACTGGGGTCTGGTCGCCGGGAAGACCCAGACTTACTATCCGTGGGACTCCTGGAATCACCCGTACTCGGCGCCGCCGAAACTGTGGTTCCACGACCTGCTTTTGCCCGATGGTCGGCCCTATCGGCCCACCGAATTGCAGGCGGCTCGGGGACTGATCGCCGGGCTCGGCTAG
- a CDS encoding NINE protein encodes MSTPNPPGFPAGPPPEGWQPPGYVPPPGPPMPPPSGYPAYPPQPGYPPPLPGYPPPGYPPPQSGYPPPGYSPAQPYPGYAGYPGTPVDPQAPFGRDPATGVPLSDKSGTTAGLLQLFFGVFGVGRFYIDSTQIAVAQLILGLVGLVLTLFCFIASPLLIGSAIWAIVDAIMMFTGSVKDDHGRKLR; translated from the coding sequence ATGTCGACGCCGAACCCACCCGGATTCCCCGCCGGGCCGCCGCCCGAGGGTTGGCAGCCACCCGGCTACGTGCCGCCCCCGGGGCCGCCGATGCCGCCGCCGTCGGGGTATCCGGCATACCCTCCGCAACCCGGCTACCCCCCTCCGCTGCCCGGCTACCCGCCCCCCGGCTATCCCCCACCGCAATCCGGCTACCCGCCTCCCGGCTATTCGCCCGCGCAGCCATATCCCGGCTATGCCGGGTATCCGGGGACGCCGGTTGATCCCCAAGCACCGTTCGGGCGCGATCCCGCCACGGGTGTTCCGCTGTCGGACAAGTCCGGCACCACCGCGGGGCTGTTGCAGCTTTTCTTTGGCGTGTTCGGCGTCGGCCGCTTCTACATCGACTCGACGCAGATCGCGGTCGCGCAGCTGATACTCGGCCTCGTGGGACTCGTCTTGACCCTCTTCTGCTTCATCGCATCGCCGCTCTTGATCGGCAGCGCCATCTGGGCCATCGTCGACGCGATCATGATGTTCACCGGCAGCGTGAAGGACGACCACGGCCGCAAGCTTCGCTAG